A genomic stretch from Numida meleagris isolate 19003 breed g44 Domestic line chromosome 2, NumMel1.0, whole genome shotgun sequence includes:
- the PENK gene encoding proenkephalin-A — protein sequence MALLLRLGCSLLALSTCLLPRARADCGRDCAACAYRLGPRADIHPLACTLECEGKLPSAKAWETCKELLQLTKLDLSEDGNTAPGDKKELDENHLLAKKYGGFMKRYGGFMKKMDELYRPESEDEANGGEILAKRYGGFMKKDSDDDALANSSDLLKELLGAGDNPEAAHYRGINENDGDVSKRYGGFMRSVKRSPELEDEAKELQKRYGGFMRRVGRPEWWLDYQKRYGGFLKRFADSILPSEEDGETYSKEVPEMEKRYGGFMRF from the exons ATGGCGTTGCTGCTGCGGCTCGGCTGCTCGCTGCTGGCGCTCAGTACCTGCCTGCTGCCGCGGGCGCGGGCGGACTGCGGGCGGGACTGCGCGGCCTGCGCCTACCGCCTGGGGCCCCGCGCCGACATCCACCCGCTG GCATGTACACTAGAATGTGAAGGAAAGCTGCCTTCTGCCAAGGCCTGGGAGAcctgcaaggagctgctgcagctgacaaAGCTGGACCTTTCTGAGGATGGCAACACTGCTCCAGGAGACAAGAAAGAGCTGGATGAGAACCATCTGCTTGCCAAGAAATATGGGGGCTTCATGAAGAGATACGGGGgtttcatgaagaaaatggatGAGCTCTACCGCCCAGAGTCAGAGGATGAAGCTAATGGAGGAGAAATCCTGGCTAAGAGGTACGGAGGGTTCATGAAGAAGGACTCGGATGACGATGCCCTGGCTAATTCCTCTGATCTGCTGAAGGAGCTTTTAGGAGCAGGGGATAACCCCGAAGCGGCGCATTACCgaggaataaatgaaaatgatggaGACGTCAGCAAAAGATACGGCGGTTTCATGAGAAGCGTAAAACGCAGTCCAGAATTGGAAGATGAAGCCAAAGAGCTGCAAAAGAGATACGGTGGTTTCATGAGAAGAGTGGGCAGGCCAGAGTGGTGGCTGGATTACCAGAAACGGTACGGCGGGTTTCTCAAGCGCTTCGCCGATTCCATTCTCCCTTCAGAAGAAGATGGGGAAACTTATTCCAAAGAGGTCCCAGAGATGGAGAAGAGATACGGTGGATTTATGAGATTTTAA